The nucleotide window GGATAACCTTGACGAGGTGGCCAATGTCCTGACCCAAGAACAAGGCAAGCCGCTGTGGGAGGCCGAGATCGAGGTACGCGGCGCGGCGCTTTACTTCGAGTATTACGGCAATCAGGCCTCAACGGTGGAAGGCAAGTCGATCCCGCTGGGCGCGGGCTATTACGATTTCACCGATTGCGAGCCTTATGGGGTATCGGCGCAGATCATCCCGTGGAACTATCCCGTCGAGATGACCGCGCGGTCGCTGTCGGCGGCTTTGGCCACGGGCAATACTTGCGTGATCAAGACCCCTGAACTGACGCCGCTGAGCAATTATATTTTCGCCCATGCGGCTGAGACGGTGGGCCTGCCCAAGGGGGCGGTGAATATCCTGTGCGGGTGGGGCCGTCAGGCGGGCGCGACCCTGTCAGGCCACCCGGATGTCAATCAGATCGTCTTCACCGGCTCGGTGCCCACGGGTGTCGCCATCGCCACGGCGGCGGCGCAGAACGTGGTGCCTTGCGTTCTGGAACTGGGCGGGAAATCGGCGGCCATCGTGCATGAGGACGCCGATCTGGAGGCGTTTGAGAATGACATCCGCTGGGGCATCTATTTCAACGCGGGCCAAGTGTGCAGCGCGATGAGCCGGGTGATCGTGCATGAATCGCGTCACGATGAACTGGTCGAGCGGGCAGTAAAAGTGGCCAAATCCCTGTCTGTCGGGCCGGGGATGGAACGGACCGAGGCGGGGGCCAACATGGGGGCCATGGTCAGCGAAGGGCAGCGCGACCGCGCCGCCGGGATGGTCTCGGACGCCGAAGCGCAGGGAGCCACGGTGGCCACGGGCGGGCGCAAAATGAACATTCCCGGCGCCTTCCTTGAACCCACTGTTATGGCGCATGTCACCCCCGAGATGACCATCGCGCAGGAGGAGGTCTTTGGCCCGGTCCTGTCGGTGCTCAAGTTCCGCGACGAGGCGCAGGCGATGGAGATCGCCAATGGTACTCAATATGGCCTTGTGGGCGGCGTCTTTACCACCGATCTGGACCGCGCCACCCGCGCGGCCCGGCAGATGCGGGCAGGGCAGGTTTTCGTCAACGAATGGTTCGCGGGCGGTGTGGAAACCCCCTTTGGCGGTTTCGGCAAATCCGGCTATGGCCGGGAAAAGGGGCGCGAGGCGCTGTGGAATTATGTGCAGACCAAGAACGTTGCCATCAAGTTGAAAGGCTAAAACATGAGCGCATTTGGCGAAGACCTATTCCTCAAGGGGCTTGAACAGCGCAAGGCCACGCTGGGGGCGGAATACGTAGAAAAGAACCTCGCAGCCGCCGATGAGTTCACCCGCCCCTTTCAGGAGGCGATGACGGCGTGGTGCTGGGGATTCGGCTGGGGCGATGATGTGATCGACGCCAAGACACGCTCGATGATGAACCTTGCCATGATCGGCGCGCTTGGCAAGATGCACGAATGGGAGATCCACTGCCGCGGCGCGATCAACAATGGCGTTACACAAGAGGAAATCCGCGCCATCATCCATGTGATCGGCATCTATTGCGGCGTCCCGCAGGCGCTCGAGTGCTTCCGGACAGCGCGCAAGGTGCTGGACGAGACCTGATCGCGCGCCTTTGCTTTCGGACGCGCCTTGGCAGAAGCCATTCTCGGAACAGGAATCTTGTATCAGTGCGGAGCCAGAAACGGCCAGTTCCCAATCATTTCATGACCGGGCTTGCTAAGCCAGACTTGGAAATAGGGGTAAAGCAGGCATTAACAATGAAAGGCGCGAATGGCGGGTTTGGGCCGTTCACAACACCCCCAAAATGGGCGGGAAGGCGACATTCGCTGCACCTGGAACTAACGTCTGCTTCCCGGCGCTGCAGATGTAGAAGGGTTTTAGGTTTCTCCGCACATGATCGCCAGCCGGATCGAAAAAGTTGGTCCGCGCAGCGACGTGCACGAACGAATGTAGACCACCGAGGGCAGCTTGCGTAGCGTGTGTTTCAGTGAAGGCCCTGAGCCCCATCTTTGAGAGGCTCTTCCTAAGGCCAAGTCATCATGCGATTCGGAGAGCCCTCTCTCCTGCAACTTCTCGTTTGATCTCCTCGATTAGCGTATCGATCGCCGGATTGCGTAGTTTCCGTGCACGGCGCGCGACATAAGTGACGTCAGGCGGCTCTACAAAGCAGTCCTTCAGGATTTCCATGTCCGGGGTTACGTGCCGCTCATTCAAGATGGCAACACCAAGACCGCTCCGCACACCGGAGACGATGCCGGCGGCACTGGCGCATTCCAGTGTGGTCGCAAATACTGTCCCGTCCTCCTGAGCAACGTCCATCGCCCACCGGCGGTAGAAGCAATTCTCATCGAATGAGAGAAACGGAACGGTGGTGTCTGAGCTGAGGTCGAAATCCGGTGACTTCACCCAGAAGAGGCGTTCCCGAAACAGTTCGATGTCATGTGCTCGGACCTCGTGCGTGAAGATCTGCATGATGGAAAAGTCGATCTCACCGGCCGCAAGAAGATCTTGTAGAACGAGGCTTTGAAGCACCCGCGTCCGCACAGAGACGCCGGGATGCAGACGCGAAAACCGGCCAAGGATGTGACTGAGGTCCGAACAAGTAGTGTCCTCGGTGAGGCCGAGACTGATTTGTCCTCGCACCGATGTCTTCGAGAGCGAGCGCAAAGCCTCGTCATGAATGGCAAGGATGCGTCGCGCGTAGCCCAAGAGGTCGCGCCCCGTATCCGTAAAAAGGGGCGCGCCGGGGCGCCTGCTGAGAAGGTCGCAATCAAGGCTGGTCTCGAGCCTTTTGATCTTATGGCTCACAGCTGATTGCGACAGTCCAAGGTGCGCCGCGGCGCGGGTCACCCCCCCGTGGTCCTCGATCGCGCTCAGGGCACGGAGCGCATCGATGTCCAGCCGTTGGACTAATTTGTCTGACATGAATGACATCGATGGCTACCTAACTTTCAGCGATCTGCTTCATGTTACCGTCTGGCTGTTCGGCCGGCAAGCTCGACGTCAGCCCCATCGGACCAAGCCGATCATCGCCGAAGAAGCGTAGAACACTTGCAGCAACAGGAAGGTCCAGCGTCCGTCGATGACCGCCCATGCAGCGAAGAGACCCGACGAGATCAGCAACAAAGTGAATCCCAGGGTCTCGGCTCCGACGTTCGATGCGATCAGCAAGGCATAGGCCATGGCCAGCACTGAGCCTGTGATCTCGAATAGCGTGGTTAGCCTGCGCCGGTCTCGCCTGTTAGTCGGCCTCTGCGAGATGTCGGTCATGGCTCAACCCTTCCTCTTGAGGAATTCAACCAGCAAGCCGGAGATCTTCTCGGGCTGGTCTTCCATCGCGAAATGGCCGCACTCTTCCAACACGTGCAGTTCTGAGTCTGGGATGGCCTCGTGTAGCTTTTGCGCCCAGGCGACCACCTGCCAGGCGTCATCCGCCCCCCAGATCAGCTGAACCGGGATATTGCCGAGTTCAGCGAGTCGGGGAGTCAGTTCGCCAGTATGCCTCGGGTCGTAATGCCGGACCTGATGGTGAAACAGGCTGCCTTGTCCGATCGGGTTGGAGATGAACTCCAGAAATGTCTCGAGCGATGTCTCGGAAAAGCGTTCCTTGTGCTGCACAGTCGACAACAACCAGTCCCGAAAATGCGCCCTGTGGTCGGCATCGGAGGCCTTGATCAACGCATCCAGACCGGCTTGCATCTGCTGATGCGTGCGTTTCGAGGGCCAGCTGTCGAAGCTGACCACATCGATCAGGCTAAGTGAGCGAACACGCCGTTGCGAGAAGATCGAAAACCGCTGGGCGACCGCGCCCCCGATGTCGTGGGCAACGATGTGGGCGTCATCCAGTCCCCAATGATCAAGCAGCCGATCCAAAATGGGAACCTGCCCCGTGACCGAGGTGTCGATTTCCGGGTCCCATGGGCGTTCCGAAAGGCCGTAGCCCAAGAGGTCGTAGACATGCACCTTGTGGCCAGCGGCGACCAGTGCCGGCAGGATATTCCGCCAGATATATGAAGAGGATGGGGTGCCGTGGATCAGCACGACCGGAGACCCTGCGCCGTGGATGCCATGCGCGATGCGGGTGTCATTGATGAGGACATGATCGTTGACGAGGTGGACCATGAAGAACGCTCCTGAACAAGTTGGCTCAAGAGGAGATACAACATATCATTGAATGCGCCTAATGAATGTTATTGCCGACCTGATCGAAAAAATTCATGGACCTTACACTTAGCGAAACGCAACGCCGCAGTGCGAACATACAGTGCAGCGTTCCGAATGCCATCTGCAGAAGCCCGTTGACGGCATTCAGCGCGGCCGTGCCAGCCCAGCGGGGTCCCCCGCCAGGCTGGCACCAATGTCGTATCAATCGAGTTGAGCGATCAGCAACTCGGCCACCTTGTCGGAGGACATCGGGTTCTGCCCGCTGATGAGGCGACCGTCCTGAACCGCCTTCGGTTCCATGTCAGGGCCCGGTTGGAAGTCCGCGCCAAGCTCGCGCAGACGAGTTTCGAGGAGGAAAGGGACGACGGCCTCGAGGCCGGTGCCCTTCTCTTCGCTGTCGGTGAATGCCGAGACCTTGCGCCCCTTCACGAGCGGTTCGCCATTGACCTCGACACCGACGAAGGCCGCCGGACCATGGCACACCGAGGCGAGCACCTTGCCTTTCTCCCAGGCGGCCGACAGGAATTGCGCGACCTCGTCGGAAGAGGCGAGGTCCCAGACAGCACCGTGGCCGCCGGGGATGAAGACTGCATCGAAATCGCCCGACCGCTGGTCGGAAAGCGATGCGGGCGCCTCGAGCAGCGCCATGGCGGCCGCGTCCTTCTTGAAACGGGCATCGGCGCCGTCGCCCTGCGGCTCCGAGTTCGGGTCCACGGGGATGGGTGCGCCGCCCAGCGTTGCGACGGTGATGTCGTGACCAGCATCCTTCAGCGCAAAATAGGGGGCGGCCAGTTCCTCGAGCCAGACGCCGGTCTTGTTGCCCGTCTCGCCGAGTTCGGCATGGGCGGTGGAGAGAATGAGGATCTTTGACATGTTTGTGTCTCCTTGTGTTCAGTGCTGAATGTCAGTCCCAATCGGGCGCGAGTGCGTCCGGCGAGACGATGCGCCCATCCGGGCGTGTGAGGGCGTCAATGCGCGCGATCTCTTCGGCCGTGAGGTTGATCTCGGCGGCGGCAAGGTTGCCGGCAAGGCGTGACGACTTTGCGGT belongs to Roseovarius sp. THAF27 and includes:
- a CDS encoding aldehyde dehydrogenase family protein, with the protein product MRAYWKNYIDGAWCDGGAARIDVINPGTGENLAEQALADEADVDRAVQAAKRVHQTGVLRDMRPLERGRLVQAMGQYLLDNLDEVANVLTQEQGKPLWEAEIEVRGAALYFEYYGNQASTVEGKSIPLGAGYYDFTDCEPYGVSAQIIPWNYPVEMTARSLSAALATGNTCVIKTPELTPLSNYIFAHAAETVGLPKGAVNILCGWGRQAGATLSGHPDVNQIVFTGSVPTGVAIATAAAQNVVPCVLELGGKSAAIVHEDADLEAFENDIRWGIYFNAGQVCSAMSRVIVHESRHDELVERAVKVAKSLSVGPGMERTEAGANMGAMVSEGQRDRAAGMVSDAEAQGATVATGGRKMNIPGAFLEPTVMAHVTPEMTIAQEEVFGPVLSVLKFRDEAQAMEIANGTQYGLVGGVFTTDLDRATRAARQMRAGQVFVNEWFAGGVETPFGGFGKSGYGREKGREALWNYVQTKNVAIKLKG
- a CDS encoding carboxymuconolactone decarboxylase family protein; translated protein: MSAFGEDLFLKGLEQRKATLGAEYVEKNLAAADEFTRPFQEAMTAWCWGFGWGDDVIDAKTRSMMNLAMIGALGKMHEWEIHCRGAINNGVTQEEIRAIIHVIGIYCGVPQALECFRTARKVLDET
- a CDS encoding LysR family transcriptional regulator, with the translated sequence MSDKLVQRLDIDALRALSAIEDHGGVTRAAAHLGLSQSAVSHKIKRLETSLDCDLLSRRPGAPLFTDTGRDLLGYARRILAIHDEALRSLSKTSVRGQISLGLTEDTTCSDLSHILGRFSRLHPGVSVRTRVLQSLVLQDLLAAGEIDFSIMQIFTHEVRAHDIELFRERLFWVKSPDFDLSSDTTVPFLSFDENCFYRRWAMDVAQEDGTVFATTLECASAAGIVSGVRSGLGVAILNERHVTPDMEILKDCFVEPPDVTYVARRARKLRNPAIDTLIEEIKREVAGERALRIA
- a CDS encoding alpha/beta fold hydrolase: MVHLVNDHVLINDTRIAHGIHGAGSPVVLIHGTPSSSYIWRNILPALVAAGHKVHVYDLLGYGLSERPWDPEIDTSVTGQVPILDRLLDHWGLDDAHIVAHDIGGAVAQRFSIFSQRRVRSLSLIDVVSFDSWPSKRTHQQMQAGLDALIKASDADHRAHFRDWLLSTVQHKERFSETSLETFLEFISNPIGQGSLFHHQVRHYDPRHTGELTPRLAELGNIPVQLIWGADDAWQVVAWAQKLHEAIPDSELHVLEECGHFAMEDQPEKISGLLVEFLKRKG
- a CDS encoding type 1 glutamine amidotransferase domain-containing protein, translated to MSKILILSTAHAELGETGNKTGVWLEELAAPYFALKDAGHDITVATLGGAPIPVDPNSEPQGDGADARFKKDAAAMALLEAPASLSDQRSGDFDAVFIPGGHGAVWDLASSDEVAQFLSAAWEKGKVLASVCHGPAAFVGVEVNGEPLVKGRKVSAFTDSEEKGTGLEAVVPFLLETRLRELGADFQPGPDMEPKAVQDGRLISGQNPMSSDKVAELLIAQLD